In one window of Cynocephalus volans isolate mCynVol1 chromosome 6, mCynVol1.pri, whole genome shotgun sequence DNA:
- the TUFM gene encoding elongation factor Tu, mitochondrial: MAAANLLRATPRFSGLCAGSTPLLQGLLRPQKTPALSLLCRGLAVEAKKTYVRDKPHVNVGTIGHVDHGKTTLTAAITKILAEGGGAKFKKYEEIDNAPEERARGITINAAHVEYSTAARHYAHTDCPGHADYVKNMITGTAPLDGCILVVAANDGPMPQTREHLLLAKQIGVEHIVVYVNKADAVQDSEMVELVELEIRELLTEFGYKGEETPVIIGSALCALEQRDPELGVKSVQKLLDAVDTYIPVPTRDLDKPFLLPVESVYSIPGRGTVVTGTLERGILKKGDECEFLGHSKNIHTVVTGIEMFHKSLERAEAGDNLGALVRGLKREDLRRGLVMAKPGSIQTHQKVEAQVYILSKEEGGRHKPFVSHFMPVMFSLTWDMACRVILPPGKELAMPGEDLKLSLILRQPMILEKGQRFTLRDGNRTIGTGLVTDTLAMTNEDKNIKWS, from the exons ATGGCGGCCGCCAACCTGCTGCGCGCGACGCCGCGCTTCAGCG GTCTGTGCGCCGGCTCGACCCCACTATTGCAGGGTCTGCTGCGGCCGCAGAAGACCCCGGCATTGTCCCTCTTGTGCCGCGGCCTGGCGGTGGAGGCCAAGAAGACCTACGTGCGCGACAAGCCCCATGTGAATGTGGGTACCATCGGCCATGTGGATCACGGCAAGACCACACTGACCGCGGCCATCACGAAGA TTCTAGCTGAGGGAGGTGGGGCTAAATTCAAGAAGTACGAGGAAATTGACAATGCCCCGGAGGAGCGAGCTCGGGGGATCACAATCAACGCAGCCCATGTGGAATACAGCACTGCTGCCCGCCACTATGCCCACACAGACTGCCCGGGCCACGCAGACTATGTTAAG AATATGATCACAGGCACTGCTCCCCTTGATGGCTGCATCTTGGTGGTAGCAGCCAATGATGGCCCCATGCCCCAGACCCGAGAGCACTTATTACTGGCCAAACAG ATTGGGGTAGAGCATATTGTGGTGTATGTGAACAAGGCAGACGCTGTCCAGGACTCTGAGATGGTAGAGCTGGTTGAGCTGGAGATCCGGGAACTGCTCACTGAGTTTGGCTACAAAGGGGAGGAGACCCCAGTCATCATAGGCTCTGCTCTCTGTGCCCTTGAG CAACGTGACCCTGAGCTAGGCGTGAAGTCTGTGCAGAAGCTGCTGGATGCTGTGGACACCTACATCCCGGTGCCCACCCGGGACCTGGACAAGCCTTTCCTGCTGCCTGTAGAGTCAGTTTACTCTATCCCTG GCCGGGGCACCGTGGTGACAGGTACGCTGGAGCGTGGGATTTTGAAGAAGGGAGACGAGTGTGAGTTCCTGGGACATAGCAAGAACATTCACACTGTGGTGACAG GCATTGAGATGTTCCACAAGAGCCTAGAGAGAGCAGAGGCAGGGGATAACCTCGGGGCCCTGGTCCGAGGCTTGAAGCGGGAGGACCTGAGGCGTGGCCTGGTCATGGCCAAGCCAGGTTCCATCCAAACCCACCAGAAGGTGGAGGCCCAG GTATACATCCTCAGCAAGGAGGAGGGTGGCCGCCACAAGCCCTTTGTATCCCACTTCATGCCTGTCATGTTCTCCCTGACTTGGGACATGGCCTGCCGTGTCATCCTGCCTCCAGGGAAG GAGCTTGCCATGCCCGGGGAGGACCTGAAGCTCAGTCTAATCTTGCGGCAGCCAATGATCTTAGAGAAAGGCCAGCGTTTCACCCTGCGAGATGGCAACCGGACCATTGGCACCGGCCTGGTCACTGACACGCTGGCCATGACCAACGAAGACAAAAACATCAAGTGGAGTTGA